The Proteiniphilum propionicum genome contains the following window.
CAAACATGATAATATCATCTACGCGATTCAAAAACTCGGGACGGATAGTTCTCTTCAGCATATCCATCACAATATTTTTCGTGTTTTCAATGATCTCCTCTCGGTTTTCTCTGTTTATTTTTTCAAAGTTCTCACGAATAAGTTCAGATCCCATGTTTGAGGTCATGATGATAATGGTGTTCTTGAAGTTCACTACCCTGCCCTTGTTGTCAGTGAGGCGACCATCATCCAGCACCTGAAGCAGAATGTTAAACACATCAGGGTGCGCTTTTTCTATCTCATCAAACAGCACCACAGAATAGGGTTTGCGACGAATAGCCTCGGTAAGCTGTCCCCCTTCATCATAACCCACATATCCCGGAGGGGCCCCGATCAATCGCGTAGCACTGAATTTCTCCTGATATTCGCTCATATCAATACGCGTCATCATATTCTCATCATCGAAAAGATACTCGGCCAATGCCTTTGCCAGCTCTGTCTTGCCCACACCCGTTGTCCCAAGGAAAATAAACGAGCCTACAGGACGCTTAGGATCGCTCAAACCGGCGCGACTGCGGCGTACGGCATCAGCGACGGCAGTTATGGCCTCTTCCTGGCCAACAACACGTTTATGAAGCTCATCTTCCAGCTGAAGCAATTTCTCACGTTCACTCTGCAGCATCTTGCTAACAGGAATTCCGGTCCAACGCGACACTACATCGGCAATATCTTCAGCATCAACCTCTTCCTTTATCATAGCTCTTCCGCCCTGGCGCTCATGAAGCTGATTCTGCAGATCTTTTATTTCGTTTTCTTTTTCCTTAATTCTTCCATATCGCAATTCGGCTACCTTCCCGTAGTCGCCCTCACGTTCGGCACGATCGGCCTCGAACTTTGCATCTTCTATATCAATTTTTGCCTGCTGGATCTTATTGATAAGCTCTTTCTCAGCCTTCCATTTGGCTTTCTGTTCAGACTCCTCGTCTTTCAGATTCCCAATCTCTCTGGTCAGAAGATCTTCTTTTTGTTTGTCATCCTCACGCCTAATAGCTTCACGCTCAATCTCAAGCTGCTTTATCCTGCGCATAATCTCATCCAGCTCTTCCGGAACGGAATCCACCTCCATACGTAGCTTGGCAGCAGCCTCATCCATAAGGTCAATAGCCTTGTCGGGCAAAAAACGATCGGTGATATAGCGGCTTGAAAGCTGTACAGCAGCGATGATAGCCTCATCTTTAATTCGCACCTTGTGGTGGTTCTCATACCGCTCTTTCAGTCCGCGAAGAATGGAGATACTGTCAGATTCACCCGGCTCATCCACCATAACCGTTTGGAAACGACGTTCAAGAGCTTTGTCTTTTTCAAAATATTTCTGATACTCATCGAGTGTGGTAGCACCAATAGCCCGCAGATCCCCACGTGCCAGCGCTGGTTTCAGAATATTGGCGGCATCCATTGCACCTTCACTTTTTCCTGCACCTACCAGCGTGTGGATCTCGTCAATAAAGAGAATAATCTCTCCGTTCGATTTTGTCACCTCGTTTATAACAGACTTCAGACGCTCCTCAAACTCTCCCTTGTATTTTGCGCCTGCAATAAGTGCCCCCATATCGAGAGAATAGATCTGCTTGCTTTTAAGATTCTCCGGCACATCGCCTCGGATAATTCGGTATGCGAGTCCTT
Protein-coding sequences here:
- the clpB gene encoding ATP-dependent chaperone ClpB, producing MNFNNFTIKAQEAVQKAINLAQGNNQQMIEPAHLLKGVMLVGENVTGFLFQKLGVNGRNLEKVVDSEIESYPRVSGGEPMLSREANAVFQKAADYASKMGDQFVSLEHLLLAILSEKNSASQMMKDAGISLSQLQSAIRDLRQGEKVTSQSAEDTYQSLGKYAVNLAEQARNGKLDPVIGRDEEIRRVLQILSRRTKNNPILIGEPGTGKTAIAEGLAYRIIRGDVPENLKSKQIYSLDMGALIAGAKYKGEFEERLKSVINEVTKSNGEIILFIDEIHTLVGAGKSEGAMDAANILKPALARGDLRAIGATTLDEYQKYFEKDKALERRFQTVMVDEPGESDSISILRGLKERYENHHKVRIKDEAIIAAVQLSSRYITDRFLPDKAIDLMDEAAAKLRMEVDSVPEELDEIMRRIKQLEIEREAIRREDDKQKEDLLTREIGNLKDEESEQKAKWKAEKELINKIQQAKIDIEDAKFEADRAEREGDYGKVAELRYGRIKEKENEIKDLQNQLHERQGGRAMIKEEVDAEDIADVVSRWTGIPVSKMLQSEREKLLQLEDELHKRVVGQEEAITAVADAVRRSRAGLSDPKRPVGSFIFLGTTGVGKTELAKALAEYLFDDENMMTRIDMSEYQEKFSATRLIGAPPGYVGYDEGGQLTEAIRRKPYSVVLFDEIEKAHPDVFNILLQVLDDGRLTDNKGRVVNFKNTIIIMTSNMGSELIRENFEKINRENREEIIENTKNIVMDMLKRTIRPEFLNRVDDIIMFAPLKENEIEQIVRLQLGIVGRMLKENGIELKYTDEAVRSITFAGYDPEFGARPVKRVIQRRVLNQLSKDLLAGKVDKSKPIIIDAIDDMLYFKN